From Acropora muricata isolate sample 2 chromosome 14, ASM3666990v1, whole genome shotgun sequence, one genomic window encodes:
- the LOC136899511 gene encoding UPF0587 protein v1g245604-like → MVRIALQFKANLENLTNVRPDEDDFRWYLKLRCQNCGEETKDWVYMCLIENKPIRGSRGSANFVSKCKLCGRENSMDIMKDSIKAYTADDSNKFKAMVAFDCRGLDPVDFSPRGGFVAEGEDSGVKFVDVDLTEKDWSDYDEKAGQAVGIYEVTHRFVKLH, encoded by the exons ATGGTG cgCATTGCATTACAATTCAAAGCAAACCTTGAAAATTTGACAAATGTGAGGCCAGATGAAGACGATTTTCGTTGGTACTTAAAG CTTCGGTGTCAAAATTGTGGGGAGGAAACAAAAGATTGGGTATACATGTGCCTCATT GAAAATAAACCCATCAGAGGCAGCCGAGGAAGTGCTAACTTTGTCTCCAAATGCAAACTGTGTGGCAGGGAGAATTCAATGG ATATCATGAAAGATAGCATAAAGGCATACACA GCAGATGATAGTAACAAATTTAAGGCCATGGTGGCATTTGACTGCAGAGGATTGGATCCAGTCGACTTCTCACCCAGG GGAGGTTTTGTAGCAGAAGGTGAAGATTCTGGAGTCAAGTTCGTAGATGTTGATTTGACAGAAAAG GATTGGTCTGATTATGACGAGAAAGCTGGTCAGGCTGTGGGCATTTATGAAGTTACGCATCGGTTTGTGAAGCTGCACTGA